The nucleotide window GGCCTTTGGAGCCGTGCAGTCTAGGTTCGAATCCTAGGGGCGGAACGCCCGCACCCTGACCGGGAGCGCGGCACGCCCCGCTTCCCCGAGCATCAGGAGCCCCGCGCATGACGCAGCCTGCCGTCCGTCCCTCCGCCGTGATCGTGCTGGCCGCCGGCCAGGGCACCCGCATGAAGTCGGCCACGCCGAAGATCATGCACGCCATCGGCGGCCGCTCGCTCGTGGGCCACGCGCTCGCCGCCGCGCAGTCGCTGCAGCCGGAGCACCTCGTGGCCGTCGTGCGCCACGAGCGGGACCGCGTGGCCGAGCACATCGAGGGCGTTGCGCAGGACCTGGGCATCACCGGCCTCGCGATCGCGGACCAGGACGAGGTGCCGGGCACCGGCCGTGCCGTCGAGCTCGGCCTCGCCGCCCTGCCGGGGGACCTCGCGGGCACCGTGGTGGTCACGTACGGCGACGTCCCGCTGCTCACCCCGGAGACCCTCGCGGACCTCGTGGCCACCCACGAGGCGGACGGCAACGCCGTCACCGTGCTCACCGCCACCCTCGAGGACGCCACCGGCTACGGGCGCATCGTCCGCGACGCGGAGGGCCTCGTGGAGCGCATCATGGAGCACAAGGACGCCCTGGCCCACGCCGCGTCCACCGGCGACTCCTCCTTCGTGGAGATCGCCGAGGTCAACTCCGGCATCTACGCCTTCGACGCCGCCCTGCTGCGGCGCACCCTCCCGCTGCTCTCCACGGAGAACGTGCAGGGCGAGAAGTACCTCACCGACGTGCTGGGCATGGCTCGCGCCGAGGGCGGCCGCGTGGCCTCCGTGGGCACGGAGGACGTGTGGGAGGTGGAGGGGGCCAACGACCGCCGCCAGCTCTCCGACCTCGGCCGCCAGCTCAACGACCGCGTGCTGCGCCGCTGGATGAAGGAGGGCGTCACCGTCGTGGACCCGTCCTCCACCTGGGTCGACGTCACCGTCACGCTCGCCTCGGACGTCACCCTCAAGCCCGGCACGCAGCTCCACGGCACCACCACGGTGGCCACCGGAGCGGTCGTCGGACCGGACTCCACGCTCACCGACACCCGCGTGGGGGAGCGCGCCACCGTCAAGCGCACCGACGCCACCGAAGCCCTGATCGGTGACGACGCCTCCGTCGGCCCGTTCACCTACCTGCGCCCGGGCACGGTGCTGGGGGAGGACGGCAAGATCGGCGCGTTCTACGAGACCAAGAAGGTCACCGTGGGCCGCGGCGCCAAGCTCTCCCACCTCGGCTACGCGGGGGACGCGGAGATCGGCGAGTACACCAACATCGGCTGCGGCAACATCACCGCCAACTACGACGGCGTGAACAAGCACCGCACCGTGATCGGCGCCCACGTGCGCACCGGCTCCAACACCGTGTTCACCGCACCGGTGACCATGGGCGACGGCGCCTACACCGGCGCCGGCGCCGTGGTGCGCGAGGACGTGCCCGCCGGAGCGCTGGCCCTGAACGCGGTGAGCCAGCGGACCATCGAGGGCTGGGTCACCTCCCGCCGGCCCGGTACCTCCTCGGCGCAGGCCGCCGAGGCCGCCGGAACGGGGACCGACGCGGATCAGCGCGGCGGCGCGGGCGCCTGAGCGGGCGCTCGGCCTGGGCGCACACGCCTAGGATGGGAGGCAGGATCAGCGCGGGGGGCGCCTGGCAGGCACAAGCAGCGAGCAGTGGCCGCGGATCCGCGGCCACGGAGAGCAGGGACGTCATGAGTGAACTGAGCCGGAGCGAGGACAAGCGGCTGGTGCTGGCCACGGGGCGGGCACACCCCGAGCTCGCGCAGGAGATCGCCGATGCCCTGGGCACCGAGCTGCTGCCCATGAGCGCGTACGACTTCGCCAACGGGGAGATCTACGTCCGCTCGGGCGAGTCGGTGCGCGGCAAGGACGTCTTCGTCATCCAGTCCCACCCGGCGCCGCTGAACAACCACCTCATGGAGCAGCTCATCATGCTGGACTCCATGAAGCGCGCCTCGGCCCGCCGCATCAACGTGGTCTCCCCGTTCTACCCCTACGCCCGCCAGGACAAGAAGGGCCGCGGGCGCGAGCCCATCTCGGCCCGCCTGGTGGCGGACCTCTACAAGACCGCCGGTGCCTCGCGCATCATGAGCGTGGACCTGCACACCGCGCAGATCCAGGGCTTCTTCGACGGCCCGGTGGACCATCTCTTCGCCATCCCGCTGCTCGCGGACTACATCCGCGGCCAGGTGGAGGGGGAGAAGGTCACCGTGGTCTCCCCTGACACCGGCCGCGTGCGCGTGGCCGAGCAGTGGGCGGACCGCCTGGGTGGCGTGCCGCTCGCGTTCGTGCACAAGAGCCGCGACCTCACCACGCCGAACAAGGCCGAGTCCAAGACCGTGGTGGGCGACGTCGAGGGACGCGTGTGCGTGCTGATCGACGACATGATCGACACGGGCGGCACGATCGCCGGCGCTGTGCGCATCCTCAAGGACGCCGGCGCGAAGGACGTCATCATCGCCGCCACGCACGCCGTGTTCTCGGACCCGGCCGCGCAGCGCCTCGGCGACTCCGGGGCCCGTGAGATCGTGGTGACCAACACCCTGCCGATCCCGCCGGAGAAGCGCTTCGAGAAGCTCACCGTGCTCTCGATCGCCCCGCTGATCGCCCGCGCCATCCGCGAGGTGTTCGAGGACGGCTCCGTGACCAGCCTGTTCGACGGCGACGCCTGAGCATGACGGGTACCACGGCCGCCGCTGAGCCGAAGCACTCCCGCCTGCCCGGATGGCTGGCGGTGCTGCTGAACGTGGCCGTCGCGATCATCGTGGTGGCGCTGGTCCAGGCGTTCTGGGTGAAGGTCTACTCCGTGCCGTCGGGCTCGATGGAGAACACCCTGGAGATCGGGGACCGCATGCTGGTGAACCGGACCGCCTACCCGGACGGCATGGCGGAGCAGCAGGACGTGGTGGTGTTCAACGCCAACGAGGACTGGGCCCAGCCGATGCCCGAGGACGGCCCGCTCGAGGCCGTGGTGCGTGGATTCGGCGATCTCACGGGCATCGGCCGCTCCCACGAGCAGGCGCTCGTGAAGCGCGTCATCGGTGAGGCCGGGCAGACGGTCTCCTGCTGCACCTCGGCCGGCCAGGTGGTGGTGGACGGCGCGCCCCAGGACGAGCCGTACGTGTTCGAGGACCTGCCGTTCGTGCCCGGCCGGCTCGACTGCGAGTCCGACGTGGTCTCGTCGCGGTGCTTCGGCCCCGTGACCGTCCCCGCGGACTCCATGCTCGTGATGGGCGACCACCGCTCGAACTCCGCCGACTCCGTGATCGCCTGCCGGGGCACCGTGGGGGAGCAGACCGACGGCTGCGCCCGCTTCGTGCGGCGTGACGACATCGTGGGGAAGGTGTTCACCACGGTGTGGCCGCCCTCGAACTGGGGCGGGCACTGAGCCATCCGTGGACACGACGGCGGGCCGTCACCCTCGAGCGTGCATAAGCCGGAACAGATGGGAAAAAGCTCCGTGGAGAGATTGACGAGGGGTGCGTCGCGGATCAAAGAGAGACGCGTCATCGCCCTGCCGGACAGCGAGCGTCTCGCCGGATTCCTGAGCCAGGCAGCGGCGGAGCGGTTCGTCATCCATGAGGCAACCGA belongs to Micrococcus sp. 2A and includes:
- the lepB gene encoding signal peptidase I, coding for MTGTTAAAEPKHSRLPGWLAVLLNVAVAIIVVALVQAFWVKVYSVPSGSMENTLEIGDRMLVNRTAYPDGMAEQQDVVVFNANEDWAQPMPEDGPLEAVVRGFGDLTGIGRSHEQALVKRVIGEAGQTVSCCTSAGQVVVDGAPQDEPYVFEDLPFVPGRLDCESDVVSSRCFGPVTVPADSMLVMGDHRSNSADSVIACRGTVGEQTDGCARFVRRDDIVGKVFTTVWPPSNWGGH
- a CDS encoding ribose-phosphate diphosphokinase, whose product is MSELSRSEDKRLVLATGRAHPELAQEIADALGTELLPMSAYDFANGEIYVRSGESVRGKDVFVIQSHPAPLNNHLMEQLIMLDSMKRASARRINVVSPFYPYARQDKKGRGREPISARLVADLYKTAGASRIMSVDLHTAQIQGFFDGPVDHLFAIPLLADYIRGQVEGEKVTVVSPDTGRVRVAEQWADRLGGVPLAFVHKSRDLTTPNKAESKTVVGDVEGRVCVLIDDMIDTGGTIAGAVRILKDAGAKDVIIAATHAVFSDPAAQRLGDSGAREIVVTNTLPIPPEKRFEKLTVLSIAPLIARAIREVFEDGSVTSLFDGDA
- the glmU gene encoding bifunctional UDP-N-acetylglucosamine diphosphorylase/glucosamine-1-phosphate N-acetyltransferase GlmU translates to MTQPAVRPSAVIVLAAGQGTRMKSATPKIMHAIGGRSLVGHALAAAQSLQPEHLVAVVRHERDRVAEHIEGVAQDLGITGLAIADQDEVPGTGRAVELGLAALPGDLAGTVVVTYGDVPLLTPETLADLVATHEADGNAVTVLTATLEDATGYGRIVRDAEGLVERIMEHKDALAHAASTGDSSFVEIAEVNSGIYAFDAALLRRTLPLLSTENVQGEKYLTDVLGMARAEGGRVASVGTEDVWEVEGANDRRQLSDLGRQLNDRVLRRWMKEGVTVVDPSSTWVDVTVTLASDVTLKPGTQLHGTTTVATGAVVGPDSTLTDTRVGERATVKRTDATEALIGDDASVGPFTYLRPGTVLGEDGKIGAFYETKKVTVGRGAKLSHLGYAGDAEIGEYTNIGCGNITANYDGVNKHRTVIGAHVRTGSNTVFTAPVTMGDGAYTGAGAVVREDVPAGALALNAVSQRTIEGWVTSRRPGTSSAQAAEAAGTGTDADQRGGAGA